The following coding sequences lie in one Silene latifolia isolate original U9 population chromosome 5, ASM4854445v1, whole genome shotgun sequence genomic window:
- the LOC141656397 gene encoding uncharacterized protein LOC141656397, protein MASSGFFVICLLHSVIALTCGAMMMFYTKEISVFGHGQEIASKLQGSTPHDELLIQTSDSFSGLLLFVVGFLLFMVAFVEDIKFQSFFAKGCVLLHLLMAVWRVYFMMKLEDVAGDLPRQVIGDIVLALSWVLFLVYSWREKYD, encoded by the coding sequence atgGCTTCTTCGGGTTTTTTTGTCATCTGCCTTTTACACTCAGTAATCGCGCTTACTTGTGGCGCTATGATGATGTTTTATACAAAAGAGATCTCTGTATTTGGTCATGGTCAGGAAATAGCAAGCAAGCTTCAAGGGTCAACCCCACATGATGAGTTATTGATTCAAACATCAGATTCGTTTTCAGGGTTGCTTTTATTTGTGGTCGGGTTTCTTTTGTTCATGGTTGCGTTTGTCGAGGACATCAAATTTCAGAGCTTTTTTGCTAAGGGGTGTGTGCTCCTCCACCTTTTAATGGCTGTTTGGAGGGTTTACTTTATGATGAAGCTCGAGGATGTTGCCGGGGATTTGCCTAGGCAAGTTATCGGGGATATTGTGTTGGCGCTTTCTTGGGTGTTATTTCTCGTCTACTCCTGGCGAGAGAAGTATGATTAA
- the LOC141656395 gene encoding deoxyhypusine synthase-like, protein MEDESMASVRAAVFKESESMEGKYEKIRGYDFNEGVNWPKLLESFNSTGFQAANFGKAIEIVNEMLEWRVADEEEDVDESDEKSRKCKIFLGFTSNLISSGLRETIRYLAQHRMVDVIVTTGGGIEEDLIKCLAPTYKGEFSLPGAKLREEGKNRIGNLLIPNENYEKFQDWIVPIFDKMLEEQKTEKILWTASKLIARLGKEIDDEDSYLYWASRNDIPVYCPGVTDGSLGDMLYLHTYKNPGLIVDSVQDIRAVNREAVFAAPRKTGMIILGGGSAKHHICNANLMRNGADYAVFINTGQEFDGSDSGASPDEAVSWGKIGKSGKSVKVHCDATIAFPLLVAATFASKRETEKREYFIQKIRFLLFIIMLPVFIAILFRFF, encoded by the coding sequence ATGGAGGACGAGAGTATGGCATCGGTTCGAGCTGCAGTGTTCAAGGAATCGGAAAGCATGGAAGGAAAATACGAAAAGATTCGAGGCTATGATTTTAATGAAGGTGTAAATTGGCCTAAGTTGCTAGAGTCGTTTAATTCTACGGGTTTTCAAGCCGCGAATTTTGGAAAAGCTATTGAAATCGTTAATGAAATGCTAGAGTGGAGGGTGGCCGACGAGGAAGAGGATGTTGATGAAAGCGACGAGAAATCGAGGAAGTGCAAAATATTCTTAGGGTTTACTTCAAATCTTATTTCCTCGGGTCTTCGTGAGACTATACGGTATCTTGCTCAGCATCGTATGGTTGACGTTATAGTAACGACTGGTGGTGGTATCGAAGAAGACCTGATTAAATGTCTAGCTCCGACTTATAAAGGTGAATTTTCGTTACCTGGAGCTAAATTACGGGAAGAAGGGAAGAACCGCATTGGTAATTTGTTGATTCCGAATGAGAACTACGAGAAATTTCAAGATTGGATCGTTCCGATTTTTGATAAAATGTTGGAAGAGCAAAAAACCGAGAAAATATTATGGACGGCGTCTAAATTGATTGCTCGTCTTGGGAAAGAAATAGACGACGAAGATTCATATCTGTACTGGGCATCAAGGAACGATATTCCGGTTTACTGTCCGGGTGTAACAGACGGGTCTCTCGGAGACATGCTGTATCTTCATACTTATAAAAACCCAGGCTTAATTGTCGATTCTGTGCAGGATATAAGAGCCGTGAATCGCGAGGCTGTATTCGCGGCTCCTAGGAAAACAGGCATGATAATACTCGGGGGAGGGTCGGCTAAGCATCACATATGCAATGCAAATTTGATGAGAAACGGGGCCGATTATGCTGTTTTTATTAACACTGGCCAAGAGTTTGATGGCAGTGATTCCGGTGCTTCGCCTGATGAAGCGGTTTCCTGGGGGAAAATCGGCAAATCTGGTAAGAGTGTTAAGGTGCATTGTGACGCTACTATCGCTTTCCCACTTCTCGTTGCTGCCACCTTCGCTTCTAAGCGAGAAACGGAGAAGAGAGAATATTTCATACAGAAGATTAGATTTTTATTATTTATAATTATGTTACCCGTCTTCATAGCaatattatttcggtttttctaa
- the LOC141656396 gene encoding deoxyhypusine synthase-like produces the protein MEDESMASVRAAVFKESESMEGKYEKIRGYDFNEGVNWPKLLESFNSTGFQAANFGKAIEIVNEMLEWRVADEEEDVDESDEKSRKCKIFLGFTSNLISSGLRETIRYLAQHRMVDVIVTTGGGIEEDLIKCLAPTYKGEFSLPGAKLREEGKNRIGNLLIPNENYEKFQDWIVPIFDKMLEEQKTEKILWTASKLIARLGKEIDDEDSYLYWASKNNIPVYCPGVTDGSLGDMLYLHTYKNPGLIVDSVQDIRAVNREAVFAAPRKTGMIILGGGSAKHHICNANLMRNGADYAVFINTGQEFDGSDSGASPDEAVSWGKIGKSGKSVKVHCDATIAFPLLVAATFASKREKEKRIFHTED, from the coding sequence ATGGAGGACGAGAGTATGGCATCGGTTCGAGCTGCAGTGTTCAAGGAATCGGAAAGCATGGAAGGAAAATACGAAAAGATTCGAGGCTATGATTTTAATGAAGGTGTAAATTGGCCTAAGTTGCTAGAGTCGTTTAATTCTACGGGTTTTCAAGCCGCGAATTTTGGAAAAGCCATTGAAATCGTTAATGAAATGCTAGAGTGGAGGGTggccgatgaggaggaggatgttgatgaAAGCGACGAGAAATCGAGGAAGTGCAAAATATTCTTAGGGTTTACTTCAAATCTTATTTCCTCGGGTCTTCGTGAGACTATACGGTATCTTGCTCAGCATCGTATGGTTGACGTTATAGTAACGACTGGTGGTGGTATCGAAGAAGACCTGATTAAATGTCTAGCTCCGACTTATAAAGGTGAATTTTCGTTACCTGGAGCTAAATTACGGGAAGAAGGGAAGAACCGCATTGGTAATTTGTTGATTCCGAATGAGAACTACGAGAAATTTCAAGATTGGATCGTTCCGATTTTTGATAAAATGTTGGAAGAGCAAAAAACCGAGAAAATATTATGGACGGCGTCTAAATTGATTGCTCGTCTTGGGAAAGAAATAGACGACGAAGATTCATATCTGTACTGGgcatctaaaaataatattccGGTTTACTGTCCGGGTGTAACAGACGGGTCTCTCGGAGACATGCTGTATCTTCATACTTATAAAAACCCAGGCTTAATCGTCGATTCTGTGCAGGATATAAGAGCCGTGAATCGCGAGGCTGTATTCGCGGCTCCTAGGAAAACAGGCATGATAATACTCGGGGGAGGGTCGGCTAAGCATCACATATGCAATGCAAATTTGATGAGAAACGGGGCCGATTATGCTGTTTTTATTAACACTGGCCAAGAGTTTGATGGCAGTGATTCCGGTGCTTCGCCTGATGAAGCGGTTTCCTGGGGGAAAATCGGCAAATCTGGTAAGAGTGTTAAGGTGCATTGTGACGCTACTATCGCTTTCCCACTTCTCGTTGCTGCCACCTTCGCTTCTAAGCGAGAAAAGGAGAAGAGAATATTTCATACAGAAGATTAG